In the genome of Thalassospira sp. ER-Se-21-Dark, one region contains:
- a CDS encoding tectonin domain-containing protein encodes MGSRIKSGYILWRALIVLIAGFVSILASTSEVKAQQTQAAFTGTGRALCGAMDLRTNTLLDACGFASATKTGKAVGECPRGSFFDIGTWSCFSCPSGYNRTGFAVDTPKACSKQISAEYKRATRVGAHKSCPSGSFKDLRNGGECWSCPAGFDRTLSAVNEWDACGKIFEPARRAEFIDRVCPEGSFPDLNGSCYTCPDGYRRTAAAVSAHNACFRNESLVAAEKITALTCKAGEHFDFVDGGTCWSCPDGSVRSVHSVKTNKACEYTNMRWESAKRTPNGLFGLPGAHEIVAEVITERTRIEGTIEKFITDSKMNNNDAAEYRVGVWKQIKNEPEASPELKGAVYNHLYDVIKRGAKTKPEQDMVNYLATYVQDSRKLTASEMSNVWESWQRGREAWRKSRGTNLASAYDTGVKPPDTTLAAKELMHLGPAAGISLIYLGGVTAEAVSPAFAQAASRIALQILPYRFKEISEGVVVSSAGFAGAAVAPLVVLTAASVIASFATEIALEQNKQEAIVKDAVAVAQRPVNLARLLKTDDGRNEVAGNWALMTQEPIKPNTRTWAKLMPAEKATGANDHSVTFENGKVVVGNFEIDTAIDGGQNNTNNDTITLSQIESTGTVGAAGRATNWDLIPGDATDVAIGTDGTTYVIGVSKAGGGYEIFKRAKTAKRWIKMAGAAVRIAVSDKDAWVVNDAGLLFAQSGTKWRQIPGPAAQDIGASANGVWITAVDNTIHVRNGNRWQKLPGTAKRIDIDQNGRPWVVNKNGDIFVHDNNKKWQKLPGAAVDIAVDIPGAALIIGTDGKTYLFNAAKQDWDPIVDEPDSRAIGAGDGQVWRLTKNNKIYQMQ; translated from the coding sequence ATGGGAAGCCGTATCAAGTCTGGCTACATACTCTGGCGGGCGTTGATCGTCCTGATTGCGGGGTTCGTCAGTATTCTTGCAAGCACTTCAGAGGTAAAGGCGCAGCAGACGCAAGCTGCTTTTACAGGAACAGGGCGCGCTCTTTGTGGTGCAATGGATTTGCGCACAAACACCCTTTTAGATGCATGCGGCTTCGCATCCGCAACCAAAACTGGCAAGGCTGTCGGAGAATGCCCACGGGGATCCTTCTTCGATATCGGCACCTGGTCCTGTTTCTCATGTCCAAGCGGTTACAACCGAACCGGCTTTGCGGTAGACACGCCGAAGGCATGTTCAAAGCAGATTTCAGCAGAATATAAACGCGCAACCCGCGTCGGCGCACACAAATCCTGCCCGTCTGGCTCGTTCAAAGATCTTCGTAATGGCGGTGAATGTTGGTCCTGCCCAGCCGGATTTGACCGCACCTTGTCAGCCGTGAATGAATGGGATGCTTGCGGTAAAATCTTTGAACCAGCCCGTCGGGCAGAATTCATTGATCGGGTTTGCCCAGAAGGTTCGTTCCCGGATCTGAATGGCAGTTGTTATACCTGCCCTGACGGATATCGCCGTACGGCGGCCGCGGTCAGCGCACACAATGCCTGTTTCCGGAACGAAAGCCTGGTGGCTGCAGAAAAAATAACCGCGCTGACCTGTAAAGCTGGCGAACATTTCGACTTTGTCGATGGCGGCACTTGCTGGTCATGCCCGGATGGGTCTGTAAGATCTGTTCACAGCGTCAAAACGAATAAAGCCTGCGAATACACAAATATGCGTTGGGAGTCGGCCAAACGGACGCCAAACGGACTGTTTGGCTTGCCCGGTGCGCACGAAATTGTCGCCGAAGTCATCACTGAGCGCACTCGAATTGAAGGCACGATCGAAAAGTTCATCACAGACTCCAAGATGAACAACAACGACGCCGCAGAATATCGGGTCGGCGTTTGGAAACAGATTAAAAACGAGCCAGAAGCTTCGCCGGAGCTCAAAGGTGCGGTTTACAATCACCTGTATGACGTCATCAAACGCGGCGCCAAAACCAAACCCGAACAAGACATGGTCAACTATCTGGCAACCTATGTTCAAGACTCCCGCAAGCTAACGGCGTCAGAGATGAGCAATGTCTGGGAGAGCTGGCAGCGCGGCAGAGAGGCCTGGCGGAAATCGCGCGGAACCAATTTGGCTTCGGCATATGATACCGGTGTAAAACCGCCAGATACTACCTTGGCAGCCAAGGAATTAATGCACTTGGGACCCGCTGCGGGTATCAGTTTGATCTATCTTGGCGGGGTTACAGCTGAGGCAGTGTCCCCAGCATTTGCCCAAGCTGCATCCCGAATCGCTCTGCAAATCCTGCCTTATCGTTTCAAGGAGATTTCGGAAGGCGTCGTTGTGAGTAGCGCTGGGTTTGCTGGCGCTGCAGTCGCGCCACTGGTGGTTTTGACTGCTGCTTCTGTCATTGCGTCTTTCGCAACCGAAATTGCGCTGGAGCAGAACAAACAAGAAGCAATCGTCAAAGACGCAGTCGCAGTCGCACAGCGTCCGGTCAATCTCGCCCGTCTGCTCAAAACGGATGATGGCCGAAACGAAGTCGCAGGCAACTGGGCGCTGATGACCCAGGAGCCCATCAAGCCGAATACACGGACCTGGGCAAAATTGATGCCGGCTGAGAAGGCAACGGGTGCCAACGATCACAGCGTGACGTTTGAAAACGGCAAGGTTGTTGTCGGCAACTTCGAAATCGATACTGCCATTGATGGCGGCCAAAATAATACTAACAATGACACGATCACGTTAAGCCAGATTGAATCGACCGGTACAGTCGGCGCTGCTGGTCGTGCAACGAATTGGGACTTGATCCCGGGGGACGCCACCGATGTTGCGATCGGCACGGATGGAACCACCTATGTCATCGGTGTAAGCAAAGCCGGTGGCGGCTATGAAATCTTCAAGCGCGCCAAGACAGCAAAAAGATGGATCAAAATGGCCGGTGCGGCAGTCCGTATCGCTGTTTCAGATAAAGACGCATGGGTCGTCAACGATGCGGGCCTGTTATTTGCCCAATCAGGAACAAAATGGCGGCAAATCCCCGGCCCGGCGGCACAAGATATTGGCGCCAGTGCCAACGGGGTTTGGATTACCGCCGTTGACAACACCATCCATGTCCGGAATGGGAACCGTTGGCAAAAACTTCCGGGAACGGCAAAACGGATCGACATTGATCAGAATGGCCGACCGTGGGTCGTAAACAAAAATGGCGATATCTTTGTCCATGACAACAACAAGAAGTGGCAAAAGCTTCCGGGTGCGGCTGTTGATATCGCGGTCGATATCCCGGGTGCGGCGTTGATCATTGGCACGGACGGCAAAACCTACCTGTTTAATGCCGCCAAGCAAGACTGGGATCCGATTGTAGACGAGCCGGACTCTCGTGCGATTGGTGCTGGCGATGGTCAGGTATGGCGGCTGACCAAAAACAATAAAATCTATCAAATGCAGTAG
- a CDS encoding tectonin domain-containing protein — protein sequence MRSRPMTPLIMRFCLVLYCFAFTTVHPVPGAHAQDSAPSSNWTRLPGTAVDISINGDGQAYAVAPDGTPWRWDAIEQRWRKMSGNFVRISAAEGNRPWAISADGVVYRYNGLWWENKDTDVADVAADTLGNVFIAKVSGEIKKWYPLRSEWRPIDGSAYRIALDSTGNPWAVARDGGIRSYDGKTWTSMPGRALDIAIAGNDRVVIVDAEGQIRTWNATQRSWRIVAGISGATATAATPDGGPWAVVAGGAIMATTLLVAPEKIKTEEGRAPEIRAPDAVAPVDSAPAAIAPDVTAPPLPPAAAVAPPAAEAAPSTAPVAVATGATASPVTPTAGATAQGTSRTVAPSTGDDPGLDPTTVTTTEDITFTNTRENATALAIGRDGSVFALNAAGSVFRWSNSRKRFEDFPGTLVRLAVDANGDPWGISTLGRVFRHTGKLWKQIPGATGSDIAIGGDGSVVIADASGNLSKLNDAMTRFDRIPGQGILVAVDPDGTPWTIRSDNLVQRCEQSPCEVLSQKAKSISIGPDGSLYVVSANQFLMRLTADGKTFEVVQTPGHSPESVAVGPNGFPWVVTTDTVVLASKFFERDEQNDRLVAASTVGDTTGSGDTAAVVDVTSPSAFTFSKNITFETFTADLNTIDEIAVGQDDGFYLYGTPLNQGANQFQKFNTKTKKLEQVSLSFNQDVEKFDVATDGSIWTNGNSSNSIYKLSSTGTIQRTYSVTSGNIQNISIGPDGTVYVVISGKLYHLKSGTNAFAKFSNDDVRKVAIGRAGDLWIADDNNIVQQYTGTRFEKRPLGQSVTVEDIGAGTDGSVYVTLYENNAYVLKKWNATNGSFDKVNNVTANRVDVLSDGRPWITNTSSGTDVKRAKD from the coding sequence ATGCGAAGTCGTCCAATGACACCGCTCATCATGCGGTTCTGTCTGGTTTTGTACTGTTTTGCCTTTACGACAGTTCATCCGGTCCCCGGCGCACACGCGCAAGACAGCGCCCCATCATCAAACTGGACCCGTTTGCCCGGCACGGCTGTTGACATCTCGATCAACGGTGACGGGCAGGCCTATGCCGTTGCCCCGGATGGTACGCCGTGGCGCTGGGACGCGATAGAACAGCGTTGGCGCAAAATGTCGGGCAATTTTGTGCGCATTTCCGCAGCCGAGGGAAATCGCCCGTGGGCAATCAGCGCCGACGGCGTGGTCTATCGCTATAACGGGCTGTGGTGGGAAAACAAGGACACCGACGTTGCCGATGTTGCCGCCGATACGCTTGGCAATGTCTTTATTGCCAAAGTCAGTGGCGAAATCAAAAAATGGTATCCGTTGCGCAGCGAATGGCGGCCGATCGACGGCAGTGCGTATCGCATTGCACTCGACAGTACGGGAAATCCATGGGCGGTGGCCCGCGATGGCGGCATTCGGTCCTATGACGGAAAGACCTGGACCAGTATGCCCGGTCGTGCCCTCGACATTGCCATTGCCGGTAACGATAGGGTTGTAATTGTTGATGCCGAAGGTCAGATCAGGACCTGGAATGCAACACAACGCAGTTGGCGTATTGTCGCCGGTATCAGTGGTGCGACAGCCACCGCCGCCACACCCGATGGCGGGCCGTGGGCGGTTGTCGCCGGTGGTGCCATCATGGCAACGACATTGCTGGTTGCACCGGAAAAAATCAAAACTGAAGAAGGCCGGGCACCGGAAATTCGCGCGCCCGATGCCGTTGCCCCTGTTGATAGTGCGCCTGCGGCAATTGCCCCGGATGTTACAGCCCCGCCCCTGCCCCCAGCAGCAGCTGTTGCACCACCCGCAGCAGAAGCAGCACCGTCAACGGCGCCAGTCGCGGTAGCAACTGGCGCAACCGCGTCACCTGTTACACCGACTGCAGGTGCAACTGCGCAAGGCACCAGCCGAACCGTGGCCCCGTCAACCGGGGACGATCCTGGTCTTGATCCGACGACGGTAACGACGACCGAAGACATTACCTTTACCAACACCCGCGAGAATGCCACGGCTTTGGCAATCGGTCGGGATGGAAGTGTGTTTGCTTTGAACGCGGCCGGAAGTGTTTTCCGCTGGTCCAACAGCCGCAAACGGTTTGAAGATTTTCCGGGAACACTGGTGCGTTTGGCCGTTGATGCAAATGGCGACCCTTGGGGCATTTCCACCTTGGGCCGGGTATTCCGTCATACCGGAAAATTGTGGAAGCAAATCCCCGGAGCAACCGGTTCAGACATTGCGATTGGCGGGGACGGATCGGTTGTCATTGCCGATGCCAGCGGCAATCTATCCAAACTTAATGACGCCATGACACGGTTTGATCGCATTCCCGGTCAGGGCATCTTGGTTGCAGTCGACCCGGATGGAACGCCTTGGACAATTCGTTCTGACAACCTTGTCCAGCGATGCGAACAATCACCGTGCGAGGTTTTATCGCAAAAGGCCAAAAGCATCTCGATCGGTCCGGATGGCAGCCTCTATGTCGTTTCCGCCAATCAATTCCTGATGCGTTTGACTGCGGATGGCAAAACCTTTGAAGTCGTTCAAACGCCGGGTCATAGCCCGGAAAGTGTTGCGGTCGGCCCCAATGGCTTTCCCTGGGTTGTTACAACTGACACTGTTGTGCTTGCATCAAAGTTCTTTGAGCGTGACGAACAGAATGATCGTCTTGTTGCGGCCTCAACCGTCGGGGATACCACCGGCAGTGGCGATACCGCGGCTGTTGTGGATGTTACATCCCCAAGCGCGTTTACTTTTTCAAAAAACATAACTTTTGAAACATTCACCGCGGACCTCAATACAATTGATGAAATTGCCGTCGGACAAGATGATGGTTTCTACCTGTATGGAACCCCCTTAAATCAGGGAGCAAACCAGTTCCAGAAGTTCAACACCAAGACCAAGAAGCTCGAACAAGTCTCTCTGTCCTTTAACCAGGATGTCGAGAAGTTTGATGTTGCGACTGATGGCAGCATCTGGACAAACGGAAACAGTTCGAACTCGATCTATAAGCTGTCATCAACGGGCACGATCCAGCGGACCTATTCTGTAACGTCGGGCAACATCCAAAATATATCGATTGGTCCGGATGGCACGGTTTATGTCGTCATCAGCGGCAAGCTTTATCACCTTAAATCCGGAACCAATGCCTTTGCCAAATTCAGCAATGATGACGTACGCAAGGTGGCTATTGGACGTGCAGGTGATTTGTGGATCGCGGACGACAATAACATTGTCCAGCAATACACGGGGACACGGTTTGAAAAACGCCCTTTGGGTCAAAGTGTAACTGTCGAAGATATAGGTGCCGGGACGGATGGCAGTGTCTATGTCACCCTGTACGAAAACAATGCGTACGTCTTGAAAAAATGGAATGCAACAAACGGTTCGTTTGACAAGGTTAACAACGTAACTGCCAACAGGGTGGATGTGCTGTCAGATGGCCGTCCCTGGATCACGAATACCAGTTCCGGCACTGACGTTAAACGCGCCAAGGATTAG
- a CDS encoding pirin family protein has product MSESVKNARGVERVLRAMDTSDGAGVSLRRSIGTPQLDMLDPFLMLDSLSTDNPDEYIAGFPEHPHRGFETVTYMVEGAMRHQDSMGNEGILRSGGGQWMTAGSGIVHSETPEQENGLLQGFQLWINLPAKDKMIDPRYQNMEPDELPEISPVDGAQLRLLAGSMHGATGPINGISTDPVFVDAKLDAGAEITVPLPEGHTAVVYVFIGDAVVGGKDVPTHHLAILKDGDGVTLKGGADGGRMLVIAARPIHEEVVRYGPFVMSSKQELMQAFDDYQRGNFVRKAAS; this is encoded by the coding sequence ATGTCTGAGTCTGTGAAAAACGCACGCGGTGTTGAACGTGTCTTGCGCGCGATGGATACGTCTGATGGTGCGGGCGTGTCGCTGCGACGGTCCATTGGGACGCCACAGCTTGATATGCTTGACCCGTTCCTGATGCTTGATTCACTTTCGACCGATAACCCGGACGAATATATCGCAGGCTTCCCGGAACATCCCCATCGCGGCTTTGAAACTGTGACCTATATGGTCGAAGGGGCGATGCGCCATCAGGACAGCATGGGCAACGAGGGCATTTTGCGTTCGGGCGGTGGACAGTGGATGACCGCTGGTAGCGGGATTGTGCATTCCGAAACGCCAGAACAGGAAAACGGTCTTTTGCAGGGTTTCCAGCTTTGGATCAATCTGCCGGCCAAGGACAAGATGATCGACCCGCGCTACCAGAATATGGAGCCCGATGAACTGCCGGAAATTTCCCCGGTGGATGGGGCGCAGCTGCGCTTGCTGGCAGGGTCGATGCATGGGGCAACCGGCCCGATCAACGGGATTTCGACCGACCCGGTCTTTGTTGATGCCAAACTTGATGCCGGTGCGGAAATCACTGTCCCGCTGCCCGAAGGTCATACCGCAGTGGTGTATGTCTTTATCGGCGATGCGGTTGTTGGCGGCAAAGATGTCCCGACCCATCATCTGGCGATCTTGAAAGACGGTGATGGTGTGACCCTTAAAGGCGGTGCCGATGGTGGCCGCATGCTGGTAATTGCCGCACGTCCGATCCACGAAGAGGTCGTGCGCTATGGCCCGTTTGTCATGAGCAGCAAGCAGGAACTGATGCAGGCGTTTGACGATTACCAGCGTGGCAATTTTGTCCGCAAGGCTGCTTCCTGA
- the wrbA gene encoding NAD(P)H:quinone oxidoreductase — MAKVLVLYYSMYGHIETMANAVAEGARGVSGTHVDVKRVPETMPEDVAKGAGAKLDQAAPVAEVSDLPEYDAIIFGVPTRFGNMPGQMRTFLDQTGGLWAEGKLIGKVGSVFTSTGTQHGGHETTITSTHTTLLHQGMVIVGVPYSCAGLTNMDEITGGSPYGAGTLAGADGSRTPSQNELDIAKFQGKHVAELAAKLAV; from the coding sequence GTGGCGAAAGTACTGGTACTTTATTATTCGATGTATGGTCATATCGAAACCATGGCCAACGCCGTTGCCGAGGGCGCACGCGGTGTTTCCGGGACGCATGTTGATGTCAAACGTGTTCCTGAAACCATGCCCGAAGACGTCGCGAAGGGCGCAGGTGCCAAGCTTGATCAGGCTGCCCCGGTTGCCGAGGTTTCCGATCTTCCGGAATATGACGCGATCATCTTTGGTGTGCCGACCCGCTTTGGCAACATGCCAGGCCAGATGCGTACCTTCCTTGACCAGACCGGTGGTCTTTGGGCCGAAGGCAAATTGATCGGCAAGGTCGGTTCTGTCTTTACCTCGACCGGCACCCAGCATGGTGGTCATGAAACCACCATCACCTCGACCCATACCACCTTGCTTCATCAGGGCATGGTGATTGTCGGTGTGCCTTATAGCTGTGCTGGCCTGACCAATATGGACGAGATCACTGGCGGTTCACCTTATGGTGCCGGCACGCTTGCGGGTGCCGATGGTTCACGTACACCCTCCCAGAACGAACTTGATATCGCCAAATTCCAGGGCAAGCACGTGGCAGAACTTGCCGCCAAACTTGCAGTCTGA
- the glpQ gene encoding glycerophosphodiester phosphodiesterase, which yields MLIRKMIKSTILAIGGLVAVSLMPVTGAINSADAQALDQEMVVIAHRGASGYLPEHTLPAKALAYGMGADFIEQDVVLSKDGVPVVLHDIRIDTTTDVAEKFPDRKREDGRYYAIDFTLAELKTLNVTERFKADTGKQVYADRFPAEFAIFKIPTLEEEIKLIRGLNHSSGRNVGIYPEIKDPAFHRAEGQDIAKTVIAVMEKWGYNNPDSNAFVQCFDWSETKRIRQELNYQGKLVQLIGENRWGAPEGTDYDYLKSDDGITDMASVVDGIGPWLPQVIEGLSENGTAIMTSTLIAAQRAQLKVHPYTLRADQLPKWAGDMQIALKAIFDDAGIDGIFTDFPDQVVQYLARNPDA from the coding sequence ATGCTGATACGCAAAATGATCAAGTCGACAATACTGGCGATTGGCGGACTTGTGGCCGTCTCGTTAATGCCTGTTACAGGCGCGATCAATTCGGCTGATGCGCAGGCACTTGATCAGGAAATGGTGGTGATTGCCCATCGCGGGGCGTCGGGGTATTTGCCTGAACATACTCTGCCGGCCAAGGCGTTGGCCTATGGCATGGGGGCGGATTTCATCGAACAGGATGTTGTTCTGTCCAAGGACGGCGTTCCGGTCGTACTCCACGATATCCGTATTGATACCACCACCGACGTTGCGGAAAAATTCCCGGATCGTAAACGTGAAGACGGGCGGTACTACGCGATTGATTTCACCCTTGCCGAACTCAAGACACTTAATGTGACCGAACGGTTCAAGGCCGATACCGGCAAACAGGTCTATGCAGATCGCTTTCCGGCTGAGTTTGCCATCTTCAAGATACCGACCCTTGAAGAAGAAATTAAACTGATCCGCGGACTGAACCACTCCAGCGGGCGCAATGTTGGCATCTATCCGGAAATCAAGGACCCGGCGTTTCATCGTGCGGAAGGCCAGGACATCGCCAAAACCGTGATCGCGGTGATGGAGAAGTGGGGATATAATAACCCGGACTCAAATGCCTTTGTGCAGTGCTTTGACTGGTCTGAAACCAAGCGTATCCGTCAAGAGCTTAACTATCAGGGCAAGCTGGTGCAGCTTATCGGTGAAAACCGCTGGGGCGCGCCAGAGGGAACCGATTACGATTATCTGAAATCTGACGACGGCATCACCGACATGGCCAGTGTCGTTGACGGTATCGGGCCATGGTTGCCGCAAGTTATTGAAGGCCTCAGCGAAAACGGCACGGCGATCATGACGTCAACCCTGATTGCCGCCCAGCGCGCGCAATTGAAGGTTCATCCCTATACCCTGCGGGCCGATCAGTTGCCGAAATGGGCGGGGGATATGCAGATCGCGCTTAAGGCCATTTTTGATGATGCCGGAATTGATGGCATTTTCACCGATTTCCCTGATCAGGTCGTGCAGTATCTGGCCCGGAATCCCGATGCTTAA
- a CDS encoding VWA domain-containing protein, with translation MFTGFFYKLKDARVPVSLREYLTLLEAVEKGLAGYSVEDFYYLARSALVKDERHLDKFDRVFSEHFKGVIDLTDGMDEVEKTEIPEEWLKKLAEKFLTEEEKAEIEALGGWEKLMETLKQRLEEQKGRHQGGNKWIGTAGTSPFGAYGYNPEGVRIGQDKSRHRRAVKVWDKREFKNLDDSVEIGTRNIKVALRRLRKWARTGAADELDLPGTITSTARQGWLDVQMRPERHNAVKVLMLFDVGGSMDDHIKVCEELFSAVKTEFKHLEYYYFHNCPYEGLWKDNARRWNEQVSTWDVINTYGADYKLVIVGDATMSPYEITYPGGAVEYWNAEAGAVWMQRLLDHFEHAAWINPQPENWWRHHQSIQIMHKLMEGRMFPLTLDGLDRMTGELNR, from the coding sequence ATGTTCACCGGCTTTTTCTATAAGCTGAAAGATGCGCGCGTGCCGGTCAGTTTGCGCGAATACCTGACATTGCTTGAGGCGGTGGAAAAGGGACTGGCGGGCTATTCGGTCGAGGATTTCTATTATCTGGCGCGGTCTGCGCTGGTGAAGGATGAACGCCACCTTGATAAGTTCGACCGCGTGTTTTCCGAACATTTCAAGGGCGTGATCGACCTGACTGACGGCATGGACGAAGTCGAGAAGACTGAAATCCCTGAAGAGTGGCTGAAAAAGCTAGCCGAGAAATTCCTGACCGAGGAAGAAAAGGCCGAGATCGAGGCGCTTGGCGGTTGGGAAAAACTGATGGAGACGCTTAAACAGCGTCTGGAGGAACAAAAGGGCCGCCATCAGGGCGGTAACAAATGGATCGGGACGGCCGGGACATCGCCGTTTGGCGCTTATGGCTATAACCCAGAAGGGGTCCGGATCGGGCAGGATAAATCCCGCCATCGTCGCGCGGTCAAGGTTTGGGACAAGCGCGAATTCAAGAACCTGGATGACAGTGTCGAAATTGGCACGCGCAACATCAAGGTGGCCTTGCGGCGTTTGCGCAAATGGGCGCGGACCGGGGCGGCAGACGAGCTTGATCTGCCGGGCACCATCACATCAACCGCACGCCAAGGCTGGCTTGACGTCCAGATGCGCCCGGAACGCCACAACGCGGTCAAGGTCTTGATGCTGTTTGACGTTGGTGGGTCAATGGATGATCACATCAAGGTCTGTGAAGAACTGTTTTCAGCCGTCAAAACCGAGTTCAAGCATCTTGAATATTATTACTTCCACAATTGCCCCTATGAAGGGCTTTGGAAAGATAATGCGCGGCGCTGGAACGAACAGGTTTCGACCTGGGATGTGATCAATACCTATGGCGCCGATTACAAGCTGGTGATTGTCGGCGATGCCACCATGAGCCCCTATGAAATCACTTATCCTGGCGGCGCGGTGGAATACTGGAATGCCGAGGCCGGAGCCGTTTGGATGCAGCGATTGCTGGATCATTTTGAACATGCCGCATGGATCAATCCGCAACCGGAAAACTGGTGGCGGCACCATCAATCCATCCAGATCATGCACAAGCTGATGGAAGGACGGATGTTTCCGCTGACCCTTGACGGGCTTGATCGCATGACCGGGGAACTTAACCGCTAG
- a CDS encoding isoprenylcysteine carboxylmethyltransferase family protein — protein MITDFLYGFVIVAIITRFVTLGISKRNEARLRAAGATEHDTATTKLLTIAHIGFYLACFAEGFYRAAPIDTVTYVGIGLWAFSIVMLFGVIATLRDLWTIKLYIAPHHEIRTSILYKICKHPNYFLNIAPEMLGFGLALQAWGTLIVGLPIYAAILWRRIRAEETAMKATFPTY, from the coding sequence TTGATAACTGATTTTCTTTATGGCTTTGTAATCGTTGCCATCATTACCCGCTTTGTCACACTGGGTATTTCCAAACGCAACGAAGCCCGCCTGCGGGCAGCCGGTGCGACCGAACATGACACCGCAACGACCAAGCTTCTGACCATTGCCCATATCGGCTTTTACCTTGCCTGCTTTGCCGAAGGCTTCTATCGCGCGGCTCCCATTGATACCGTGACCTATGTCGGGATCGGCCTGTGGGCATTTTCGATTGTCATGCTGTTTGGCGTGATCGCAACCTTGCGCGATCTGTGGACGATCAAGCTGTATATCGCCCCGCATCACGAGATCCGCACCAGCATCCTTTACAAAATCTGCAAACATCCCAATTACTTCCTGAACATCGCCCCTGAAATGCTGGGCTTTGGCCTTGCCCTTCAGGCGTGGGGCACGCTGATCGTCGGTCTGCCGATCTATGCCGCCATCCTGTGGCGGCGTATCCGGGCTGAGGAAACCGCCATGAAGGCAACCTTCCCCACTTACTAA
- a CDS encoding MoxR family ATPase, translating to MKFQGTENYVATEDLMVAVNAAITLQRPLLVKGEPGTGKTVLAEEIAKSLGKKLITWSIKSTTRAQQGLYEYDAVSRLRDSQLGDERVHDIGNYIVKGKLWEAFEADGEAPVLLIDEIDKADIEFPNDLLQELDRMEFFVYETQQMVKATNRPIVIITSNNEKELPDAFLRRCFFHYIRFPDADTMAEIIEVHYPGIQKRLVAEALNLFYDMRDVSGLKKKPSTSELLDWLKLLMAEDLPPEALRAKDAKTAVPPMHGALLKNEQDVHLFERLAFMARREGR from the coding sequence ATGAAGTTTCAGGGTACGGAAAATTACGTCGCGACCGAAGACTTGATGGTGGCGGTCAATGCCGCGATCACGTTGCAGCGACCGCTTCTGGTCAAAGGCGAACCGGGCACCGGCAAGACGGTGCTGGCCGAGGAAATTGCCAAGTCGCTTGGCAAGAAGCTGATTACCTGGTCAATCAAATCCACAACGCGCGCCCAGCAGGGCCTTTATGAATATGACGCGGTATCGCGCCTGCGCGACAGTCAGCTGGGCGACGAGCGCGTCCATGACATCGGCAATTACATCGTCAAGGGCAAGCTGTGGGAGGCGTTTGAAGCCGACGGCGAAGCGCCCGTCCTTCTGATTGACGAGATCGACAAGGCCGATATCGAGTTCCCCAATGACCTGCTTCAGGAACTCGATCGCATGGAGTTCTTTGTATACGAGACCCAGCAGATGGTCAAAGCGACCAACCGCCCGATTGTGATCATCACCTCAAACAATGAAAAGGAACTGCCAGACGCGTTCCTGCGGCGTTGTTTCTTCCATTACATCCGCTTCCCGGATGCGGACACCATGGCCGAAATCATCGAGGTGCATTACCCCGGCATCCAGAAACGTCTGGTGGCTGAGGCACTCAATCTTTTCTATGACATGCGCGACGTCTCGGGGCTCAAGAAAAAGCCATCAACCTCTGAACTTCTGGATTGGTTGAAGCTTTTGATGGCCGAAGACCTGCCGCCCGAGGCCCTGCGTGCCAAGGATGCCAAAACCGCCGTGCCCCCGATGCATGGGGCGCTGCTTAAGAACGAGCAGGACGTGCATCTGTTTGAGCGTCTGGCCTTCATGGCACGGCGCGAAGGGCGCTAG